A part of Bacillus thuringiensis genomic DNA contains:
- a CDS encoding RNA polymerase sigma factor translates to MEEKQLIEKAQQGSEHAFRILVQTYRHYIFQVIFSIVRHEEDAKDVTQEVFVKIHASLPNYQFRGLKTWMARIATNHAIDYKRKKARENEELSLCKATEENIKSSHNIEALLVTKEQKLLIAQKLRELPENYRDVVLSHYLEEKSYQEIALQENIEVKTVEMKLYRARKWIKKHWKEEEFL, encoded by the coding sequence ATTGAGGAAAAACAATTAATTGAAAAAGCACAGCAAGGAAGCGAACATGCTTTTCGTATCCTTGTACAAACATATCGTCATTATATTTTCCAAGTTATCTTTTCTATTGTAAGACATGAAGAAGATGCGAAAGATGTTACACAAGAAGTATTCGTAAAAATTCACGCCTCTCTCCCAAATTATCAATTTCGCGGATTAAAAACATGGATGGCGCGTATTGCCACCAATCACGCTATTGATTATAAGAGAAAGAAAGCTAGAGAAAACGAAGAACTCTCCTTATGTAAAGCAACTGAGGAAAATATAAAATCCTCTCATAATATTGAGGCTTTATTAGTGACGAAAGAGCAAAAATTACTCATTGCTCAAAAGCTGAGAGAACTTCCCGAAAATTACCGTGACGTCGTTCTCTCACATTACTTAGAAGAAAAAAGCTATCAAGAAATTGCTTTACAGGAAAACATTGAAGTGAAAACAGTCGAAATGAAACTGTATCGGGCAAGAAAATGGATTAAAAAACATTGGAAGGAGGAAGAGTTTCTATGA
- a CDS encoding ABC transporter ATP-binding protein: MNTLEIKNLTKKFGDFIAVDNMSLSIKEGEIFGFLGSNGAGKSTTINMIAGLLRSNEGEISILGKNIKKHNRFAKMNIGIVPQDIAIYEELTAYENVKFFAGLYGLRGTELKARVEEALQFVGLSDKHKSYPKNFSGGMKRRLNIACAIAHRPKLIIMDEPTVGIDPQSRNYILQSVRKLNEMGSTIIYTSHYMEEVEEICTKIAIVDHGKVIAEGTKEQLKAIITDTKDIWIEVKSIENLDVEKLKEINGVKAVQIEENVIKVNSDAGVNNLNKIIQHFINHDIEIRSLEEQAPNLETVFLTLTGRNLRDK; the protein is encoded by the coding sequence ATGAATACATTAGAAATTAAAAATTTAACGAAAAAATTTGGTGATTTCATCGCGGTAGATAATATGTCTTTATCTATTAAAGAAGGAGAAATATTTGGCTTTTTAGGATCAAATGGTGCTGGTAAAAGTACCACGATAAATATGATTGCTGGGTTGTTAAGAAGTAATGAAGGTGAAATTAGCATATTAGGAAAAAATATAAAGAAACATAATCGGTTTGCGAAGATGAATATCGGTATCGTTCCGCAAGATATTGCAATCTATGAAGAGTTAACTGCCTATGAAAATGTGAAATTTTTTGCTGGACTGTACGGGCTAAGAGGGACTGAATTAAAAGCGAGAGTAGAGGAAGCACTTCAATTTGTGGGGCTTAGCGATAAACATAAAAGTTACCCGAAAAACTTTTCTGGCGGGATGAAACGAAGACTGAATATCGCTTGTGCAATTGCACATAGACCGAAGTTAATTATTATGGATGAGCCGACAGTTGGAATTGATCCACAGTCAAGAAACTATATCCTTCAGTCTGTTCGGAAATTAAATGAAATGGGAAGTACGATTATTTACACGAGCCACTACATGGAAGAAGTAGAAGAGATTTGTACGAAAATAGCAATTGTAGATCACGGAAAAGTGATTGCAGAAGGTACGAAAGAACAGTTAAAAGCGATTATTACTGATACGAAAGACATTTGGATTGAAGTGAAGTCAATAGAAAATTTAGATGTAGAAAAGTTAAAAGAGATAAATGGTGTGAAAGCTGTTCAAATTGAAGAGAACGTAATCAAGGTAAACTCGGATGCAGGAGTAAACAATTTAAATAAAATTATTCAGCACTTTATTAATCATGACATTGAAATCCGTTCGTTAGAGGAACAGGCTCCAAACTTAGAAACAGTATTCCTTACGTTGACTGGAAGAAACTTACGAGATAAATAA
- a CDS encoding ABC transporter permease translates to MNIFNIAVMHIKRDFRDVRTLVFMLAFPIVLMLVLGTALTNAFNSDSQSIKDIQVLYKDEASSTLSQSFAAFTKEVDKSGIHFKKASEDIDGKEEVKQNKYAAYVELNKNGAKFYGSDKSSVEGSIVEGMLTTFVDKYNVATEVAKVDPSKVSAVISSGNHNDYIKETSLQAAKKPGSMDYYAVVMTTMIALYAAMGASSLIRGERIRKTGDRLIAAPISKAEIFIGKVLGSLVANALCILLVMLFSKYVFQANWGDHLGIIFLILLTQIFLAISFGLGIGYITKTPESSRAIIMVIVQLASIFGGAYFVIEENFVTNLSPLTWANTAVMKIIYANDVGAALPVICLNLGISAFFLLIAIIALRRREGL, encoded by the coding sequence TTGAACATCTTCAATATTGCAGTTATGCATATTAAAAGAGATTTCAGAGACGTAAGAACTTTAGTTTTTATGTTAGCATTTCCTATTGTGCTTATGCTTGTGTTAGGAACAGCGTTAACGAATGCATTTAATAGTGATAGCCAATCGATTAAGGATATACAAGTGCTATATAAAGATGAAGCGAGTAGCACACTTTCTCAATCGTTTGCAGCATTTACGAAAGAAGTTGATAAATCGGGTATTCATTTTAAAAAAGCTTCTGAAGATATTGATGGGAAAGAAGAAGTGAAGCAAAATAAATATGCTGCTTATGTAGAGTTAAATAAAAATGGTGCGAAATTTTACGGAAGTGACAAAAGTAGTGTTGAGGGAAGTATTGTGGAAGGCATGCTTACAACATTTGTTGATAAGTACAATGTAGCGACCGAAGTTGCAAAAGTTGATCCTAGTAAGGTGAGCGCAGTTATTTCAAGCGGAAATCATAATGATTATATAAAAGAAACATCTTTACAAGCTGCGAAAAAACCAGGTTCTATGGATTACTATGCGGTTGTAATGACAACGATGATTGCACTATATGCTGCGATGGGAGCAAGTTCTTTAATTCGAGGAGAACGAATACGTAAAACAGGAGATCGTCTCATTGCTGCACCTATAAGTAAGGCTGAAATATTCATTGGAAAAGTACTTGGTAGCCTAGTAGCAAATGCCCTGTGCATATTACTCGTTATGCTATTTAGTAAATATGTTTTTCAAGCGAATTGGGGCGACCATCTTGGAATCATATTTCTTATTTTATTAACACAGATCTTTCTAGCAATTAGCTTCGGTTTAGGAATTGGATATATTACAAAAACACCGGAATCATCTAGAGCGATTATTATGGTTATTGTGCAATTAGCTTCTATTTTTGGTGGTGCATATTTCGTAATAGAAGAAAATTTTGTTACGAATTTATCACCATTAACATGGGCAAACACAGCTGTTATGAAAATTATTTATGCAAATGATGTAGGAGCAGCACTGCCAGTAATATGTTTAAACCTTGGAATTTCAGCATTCTTTTTATTAATTGCGATTATTGCATTACGTAGACGGGAGGGGCTATAG
- a CDS encoding DUF445 domain-containing protein, whose protein sequence is MSLQTKYIAGISLGVMGVGFAASIPFQGTVAGEIIQGGFEAGLVGGLADWFAVTALFRHPMGIPIPHTALLPKNRKRVTKGLIHTLENEWLTKESITNKVKEMQLAQMVLQIAEREMQSDAVKKGIVTIAEKAIVSIDTEKLAVIIEKELKTYLHTINTSNILQVLVDQLVVQEYDEKTLDYLLVKVKDWTAQDEARYQLGSLGMKAMENIKVDGFLQFTLKSFMNIVDEDKIGGILQKFIISNINSLQDADNSTRQLILAKIRQEIINVKENEALLQELENWKEKWITNWNATDKIKEMLEQVQQRAITFVKNEEFTDKYVIPFLQTQMNKIKEDEQTVQKIEEWLQKQVVTLVEKNHSKIGKLVQENLDKLDDKTLIEMIENNVGKDLQWIRVNGAVCGFMIGLVLEGIKAII, encoded by the coding sequence ATGTCATTACAGACTAAATATATAGCGGGTATTTCGCTTGGGGTTATGGGAGTAGGTTTTGCGGCTTCTATCCCTTTTCAAGGAACGGTAGCAGGGGAGATTATTCAAGGGGGATTTGAAGCTGGATTAGTTGGTGGACTTGCGGATTGGTTCGCGGTTACAGCATTATTCCGTCACCCGATGGGAATTCCAATTCCGCATACAGCGTTATTACCTAAAAATCGTAAAAGAGTAACAAAAGGGCTCATTCATACGTTAGAAAATGAGTGGCTAACGAAAGAAAGTATTACGAATAAAGTAAAAGAAATGCAGCTAGCACAAATGGTGTTGCAAATTGCTGAGAGAGAAATGCAGTCTGACGCTGTGAAAAAAGGAATTGTAACGATTGCGGAGAAAGCGATTGTTTCAATAGATACAGAAAAGTTAGCTGTTATTATTGAAAAAGAATTAAAAACGTATTTGCATACAATTAATACAAGTAACATATTACAAGTGCTTGTTGATCAATTAGTTGTGCAAGAATATGATGAAAAGACACTTGATTACCTATTAGTAAAAGTGAAAGATTGGACAGCGCAAGATGAAGCGCGTTATCAGCTCGGAAGTTTAGGTATGAAGGCGATGGAAAATATAAAAGTAGATGGATTCTTGCAGTTTACTTTGAAATCATTTATGAATATTGTAGATGAAGATAAAATTGGCGGCATTTTGCAGAAGTTTATTATTAGCAATATTAACAGCTTACAAGATGCCGATAATAGCACAAGACAACTTATATTAGCTAAAATTCGCCAGGAAATTATTAATGTAAAAGAAAATGAAGCGTTACTACAAGAATTAGAAAATTGGAAAGAAAAATGGATCACGAATTGGAATGCTACTGACAAAATTAAAGAGATGCTGGAGCAAGTACAACAAAGAGCAATTACTTTTGTGAAAAATGAAGAATTTACGGATAAGTATGTTATTCCATTTTTACAAACACAAATGAATAAAATAAAAGAAGACGAACAAACTGTTCAAAAAATAGAAGAGTGGTTACAAAAACAAGTTGTCACACTTGTGGAAAAGAATCATTCGAAAATTGGAAAACTTGTGCAAGAAAACCTTGATAAGTTAGATGATAAAACGTTAATTGAAATGATTGAAAATAATGTCGGTAAAGATTTGCAGTGGATCCGAGTTAACGGAGCTGTTTGCGGATTTATGATTGGATTAGTGTTAGAAGGAATTAAAGCGATTATATGA
- the exsE gene encoding exosporium protein ExsE yields the protein MRTWRVGTFSMGLSIISLGCFLLFSVIKGTQVLDSLTAWWPVLLIILGVEILLYLLFSKKGQSFIKYDIFSIFFIGVLGSAGIAFYCLLSTGLLDEVRYAINTTRQTNTIPESKLSIPESINKIVVDAGTDNPPLTIDGRNSNEVSLLGTYEMTTKGNEKPNLKQEDFLSVQTTGETMYITLKSLPFHQRMFGHEPRVKPTLVLPQTKHVEIRASNRDLSLYPGQLQNNWFVQESSGVSVHLIKESDISLTAVTNQKEAIGNTPWEQVEDLTKKEDNTSEENPELNNQEHWYKNSIKTGNGTYKLNIEKAYNLNMSVIEK from the coding sequence ATGAGAACATGGCGCGTTGGAACATTTTCAATGGGGCTTTCTATTATTTCATTAGGTTGCTTCTTACTATTTTCAGTTATCAAAGGTACGCAAGTATTAGATTCCTTAACAGCTTGGTGGCCTGTTTTACTTATTATACTCGGCGTGGAAATTTTACTATACCTTCTATTTTCTAAGAAGGGACAATCCTTTATTAAATATGATATTTTTAGTATTTTCTTTATCGGCGTTTTAGGAAGCGCTGGAATTGCTTTTTACTGTTTATTATCAACTGGATTACTCGATGAAGTTCGCTACGCCATTAATACAACTAGACAAACGAACACGATTCCAGAAAGTAAACTTAGCATTCCTGAATCTATCAATAAAATTGTAGTAGATGCAGGTACAGACAACCCTCCTCTAACGATAGACGGAAGGAACTCAAATGAGGTTAGCCTTCTTGGAACATACGAAATGACGACAAAAGGAAATGAAAAACCCAATTTAAAACAAGAAGATTTTCTTTCAGTGCAAACGACTGGAGAAACAATGTATATAACATTAAAGTCGTTACCGTTTCATCAAAGAATGTTCGGTCATGAACCACGCGTAAAGCCGACGCTTGTACTACCACAAACGAAACATGTAGAAATTCGTGCTTCTAATCGCGATCTTTCTCTTTATCCAGGTCAATTACAAAACAATTGGTTTGTACAAGAAAGCTCAGGTGTATCTGTTCATTTAATAAAAGAAAGTGACATCTCTCTAACAGCAGTAACAAACCAAAAAGAAGCTATCGGAAATACCCCTTGGGAACAAGTAGAAGATTTAACGAAAAAAGAAGATAATACTTCAGAAGAAAATCCAGAATTAAACAACCAAGAACATTGGTATAAAAATTCGATTAAAACAGGCAACGGAACGTACAAGCTAAACATTGAGAAAGCTTACAATTTAAATATGAGTGTTATCGAAAAATAA
- the cls gene encoding cardiolipin synthase, which produces MIKKILRVTSIIIAILVFILIWMHIDVTLGRKMEAGKNMPIEYAPHYSDFQLYVEGKPFYKQLFTDIKEAKSSIYTYFFILSDDKSSHTFLNLLKEKAKEGVNVYLSVDRINDLSFERKMINELRESGVHFTYSRKPELPFGFYSLHHRNHRRITTIDGEIGYTGGFNMGDEYLGKDKRFGYWRDYHVRIKGEGAKDLEEQFALDWKRDTTEHIKRSTNKASKGNTLHSMASYNGHHVAEKYIELIKEAKHSIVITTPYFIAKNKELMNTLIEAQKRGVTVKVLWSYKPDIPLIKEAAYPYIRQAVNNGIAVYGYKKGMFHGKLMLIDNELTVIGTTNFTARSFYINDEMNLYIHGGTIVSEVNTALAQDFHDSKEMTKEFFEKLSFWERCKERLAGLVDFYL; this is translated from the coding sequence ATGATTAAGAAAATATTACGAGTTACTTCTATTATCATTGCTATTTTAGTTTTTATTTTAATTTGGATGCATATTGACGTTACTTTAGGTAGAAAAATGGAAGCTGGAAAAAACATGCCGATAGAATACGCTCCTCATTATAGCGACTTTCAATTATATGTAGAAGGAAAGCCGTTTTATAAACAGTTGTTTACTGATATAAAAGAAGCGAAAAGTTCTATTTACACGTATTTTTTTATTTTGTCAGATGATAAAAGTAGCCATACTTTTTTAAACTTATTAAAAGAGAAGGCAAAAGAAGGAGTAAACGTCTATTTATCAGTTGATCGCATTAATGATTTATCATTTGAAAGAAAGATGATAAATGAATTGCGGGAAAGTGGTGTGCATTTTACATATAGTAGAAAACCTGAATTGCCATTTGGCTTTTATTCACTTCATCATCGTAATCATCGCCGTATTACGACGATTGATGGGGAGATTGGATATACAGGTGGGTTTAATATGGGAGATGAGTACTTAGGAAAAGATAAGCGATTTGGATATTGGCGTGATTATCATGTGCGGATAAAAGGAGAAGGAGCAAAAGATTTAGAAGAGCAATTCGCTTTAGATTGGAAACGAGATACGACAGAACATATAAAGAGAAGTACGAATAAAGCTAGTAAAGGGAACACGTTGCATTCTATGGCTAGTTACAATGGGCATCACGTCGCTGAAAAATATATCGAATTAATAAAAGAAGCGAAGCATTCAATCGTAATTACAACCCCTTATTTTATAGCAAAAAATAAAGAACTAATGAATACTTTAATTGAAGCGCAAAAACGTGGTGTTACAGTAAAGGTACTTTGGTCATATAAACCAGATATTCCTCTTATTAAAGAAGCGGCATATCCGTACATACGCCAAGCTGTTAATAACGGGATTGCGGTATACGGTTATAAAAAAGGGATGTTTCATGGGAAGTTAATGCTTATTGATAATGAATTAACCGTTATCGGTACTACAAACTTTACGGCTCGTAGCTTTTATATAAATGATGAGATGAACTTGTATATTCATGGGGGAACTATCGTATCAGAAGTGAATACGGCATTAGCGCAAGATTTTCATGATTCGAAAGAAATGACGAAAGAATTTTTTGAGAAGTTATCGTTTTGGGAGCGTTGTAAGGAGAGATTAGCAGGATTGGTGGATTTTTATTTATAA
- a CDS encoding sensor histidine kinase, with product MEFWLTISKLIVFIYIVFSYIYLNVENLPWIILTLLLYLSVNVLISIFKKDTYKNILTFVSIGVVILFTWKIHPFFILFLPLNLYEIIFRYIEKKWQLFIIMMIPIIFTDESIRMTYGLIVAFSFIVLTMAERYISRVLKIESQNDKMRKDMQRLTKSLHENKEYIKQSEYTFKLEERNRLSQEIHDKIGHSMTGALIQMEAAKRLMGIDKEKSAELLQNAIHISKDGIESIRVTLKNMKPPTEQIGIHRMKLFIEEFAGKHDLNIPFVYKGNLDMISPIQWKIIGENVTEALTNAMKYADATVISIDIHVLNKMVKVQVKDNGKGAALVKKGLGIMGMEERAASVNGKIIVDGTSGFSVTMLLPI from the coding sequence ATGGAATTTTGGTTAACTATAAGTAAATTAATTGTTTTTATATATATTGTGTTTAGTTACATTTATTTAAATGTTGAGAACTTACCATGGATTATACTGACTTTGCTTTTATACCTTTCTGTAAACGTGCTGATTTCTATATTTAAAAAAGATACGTACAAAAACATATTAACTTTTGTGTCAATTGGCGTAGTTATTTTATTCACATGGAAGATTCATCCGTTCTTTATTTTGTTTTTACCATTGAACTTATATGAAATTATATTTCGTTATATAGAGAAGAAATGGCAGCTCTTTATCATTATGATGATTCCTATTATCTTTACAGATGAAAGTATTCGAATGACATATGGATTAATTGTTGCATTTTCTTTCATTGTATTAACTATGGCAGAACGGTATATATCGCGTGTATTAAAGATTGAATCACAAAATGATAAGATGCGAAAAGATATGCAGCGGCTGACGAAAAGCTTACATGAAAATAAAGAGTACATAAAGCAATCAGAGTACACATTTAAGTTAGAAGAGAGAAATCGGTTGTCACAAGAAATTCATGATAAAATTGGCCACTCGATGACAGGGGCGCTCATTCAAATGGAAGCAGCAAAGAGGTTAATGGGGATAGATAAAGAAAAATCTGCGGAGTTATTACAAAATGCAATACATATTTCAAAAGATGGAATTGAAAGTATTCGGGTTACATTAAAAAATATGAAGCCACCAACTGAGCAAATTGGTATTCATCGTATGAAATTATTCATAGAGGAATTTGCCGGTAAGCATGATCTAAATATTCCTTTCGTATATAAAGGAAATTTAGATATGATTTCACCAATTCAGTGGAAGATTATCGGTGAAAATGTTACGGAGGCACTAACGAACGCGATGAAATATGCTGATGCGACAGTCATTTCAATCGATATTCATGTACTGAACAAGATGGTGAAAGTACAAGTGAAGGATAACGGAAAAGGTGCAGCTCTCGTTAAGAAAGGTCTAGGGATTATGGGGATGGAGGAGCGAGCAGCGTCAGTAAACGGAAAAATTATTGTAGATGGAACTAGTGGTTTTTCAGTAACAATGCTGTTGCCGATATAA
- the pyrH gene encoding UMP kinase, with translation MRPYKRVLIKLSGGALADQTGNSFNSKRLEHIANEILSIVDLGIEVSIVIGGGNIFRGHLAEEWGIDRVEADNIGTLGTIINSLMLRGVLTSKTNKEVRVMTSIPFNAVAEPYIRLRAVHHLDNGYVVIFGGGNGQPFVTTDYPSVQRAIEMNSDAILVAKQGVDGVFTSDPKHNKSAKMYRKLNYNDVVRQNIQVMDQAALLLARDYNLPAHVFNFDEPGVMKRICLGEHVGTLISDDASLLVHEN, from the coding sequence ATGAGGCCATATAAACGTGTCTTAATTAAATTAAGCGGCGGTGCACTTGCCGATCAAACCGGAAATAGCTTTAACTCCAAAAGATTAGAACATATCGCAAATGAAATTTTATCCATTGTTGATTTAGGTATCGAGGTATCTATCGTCATCGGTGGCGGTAACATTTTCAGAGGTCATTTAGCTGAAGAATGGGGAATTGATCGTGTAGAAGCTGATAATATTGGTACGTTAGGTACAATCATTAATAGCTTAATGCTACGCGGCGTGTTAACAAGTAAAACAAATAAAGAAGTGCGCGTTATGACTTCCATCCCGTTTAATGCTGTAGCTGAACCATACATTCGCCTACGTGCAGTACATCATTTAGATAACGGTTATGTGGTCATTTTTGGCGGTGGTAACGGGCAACCGTTCGTTACGACAGATTATCCAAGTGTTCAAAGAGCCATTGAAATGAATAGTGACGCAATATTAGTTGCAAAACAAGGAGTAGATGGCGTCTTTACTAGTGATCCAAAACATAATAAATCAGCGAAAATGTACAGAAAACTAAACTATAACGATGTTGTTAGGCAAAACATTCAAGTCATGGATCAAGCCGCTTTATTACTTGCCCGTGATTACAATTTACCTGCACACGTCTTTAACTTTGATGAGCCTGGTGTAATGAAAAGAATTTGCTTAGGTGAGCATGTCGGGACATTGATTAGTGATGATGCTTCATTGCTTGTGCATGAAAACTAA
- a CDS encoding ABC transporter permease has protein sequence MKDILWLIQKTLSVLLKNKKGLFIIISLPIIGTLISFSMYGNVGQGTLNIGVINKENQSIANDTVKFLEGLNHVKVSKIKESEVEDKLTSKKLDGVITLDSGFSKSVREGKPAHIEISSIKGDQVTGFIKSYLYNYIDNVAAISKVAGTDQSAFDSMYAGYQKGSIKMKTETLEDTSKNKDMTNQTMGYLIMFMLFSAANLSGYILKEKENRTYFRLLSTPIDGKKFILSNVGVNMMLLTVQILITILFLTNVFHININMPFIVMIGVLMLFALIAIGISLVLVAFSKNSASANALQNMIIVPTCLLAGCYFPYDIMPKAVQKVADFLPQRWLLDTVSKLQQGIPFSELYVNILILFAFAVAFFLIAIYKFGRNNDARNFV, from the coding sequence ATGAAAGATATTTTATGGCTCATACAAAAAACGTTATCTGTACTTTTGAAAAATAAAAAAGGGTTATTCATTATTATTAGTTTGCCGATAATCGGAACACTAATCTCCTTCTCAATGTATGGGAATGTGGGGCAAGGGACGTTAAATATCGGGGTTATAAATAAAGAAAATCAATCTATAGCAAATGATACGGTGAAATTTTTAGAAGGATTAAATCATGTAAAGGTAAGTAAAATTAAAGAATCTGAAGTAGAAGATAAACTCACTTCCAAAAAACTTGATGGAGTTATTACATTAGATTCTGGTTTTTCAAAAAGTGTTCGAGAAGGGAAACCAGCTCATATTGAAATTTCATCGATTAAAGGTGATCAAGTAACAGGGTTTATAAAATCATATTTATACAATTATATTGATAATGTAGCAGCTATTAGTAAAGTAGCAGGTACAGATCAAAGTGCATTTGATAGTATGTACGCAGGATATCAAAAAGGTTCAATTAAAATGAAAACTGAGACGCTAGAAGATACTTCGAAAAATAAAGATATGACAAACCAAACGATGGGTTATCTTATTATGTTTATGCTATTTTCAGCAGCGAACTTATCAGGTTATATTTTAAAAGAAAAAGAAAATAGAACGTATTTTAGACTCTTATCAACGCCAATAGATGGGAAGAAATTTATATTATCTAATGTCGGGGTAAATATGATGCTATTAACAGTACAAATTCTGATTACAATTCTATTCCTAACGAATGTTTTTCATATAAATATCAATATGCCTTTCATAGTGATGATTGGTGTACTCATGCTATTTGCTTTAATAGCGATTGGAATATCGTTAGTCCTTGTCGCTTTTTCGAAAAACTCAGCATCAGCAAATGCACTGCAGAATATGATTATTGTACCAACATGTTTACTCGCTGGATGTTATTTTCCATATGACATTATGCCAAAAGCGGTGCAAAAAGTAGCTGATTTTCTTCCGCAGAGATGGTTGTTAGATACAGTATCAAAACTCCAACAAGGAATTCCATTTTCAGAGTTGTATGTAAATATTTTAATCTTATTCGCCTTTGCGGTAGCATTCTTCTTAATTGCGATTTATAAGTTTGGAAGAAATAATGATGCAAGGAACTTTGTTTAA
- a CDS encoding response regulator transcription factor codes for MKIKILIADDNSFIREGMKIILNTYEEFEVVDTVNDGKEAVEYCKKHDVDIALLDVRMPNMNGVEATKFICEETKTKPLILTTFDDDEYILDAVKNGAKGYLLKNNDPERIRDAIKGVYNGQTVMQDVVLDKIKCNLMESKEDECKIDKNLFTERELSIIALIAKGFSNKEISKQLFISEGTIANYITSVLGKTGLEHRTQIAIYYLTGKVD; via the coding sequence ATGAAAATTAAAATATTAATAGCAGATGATAATTCTTTTATTAGGGAAGGCATGAAAATTATTTTAAATACATATGAAGAGTTCGAAGTGGTAGATACAGTAAATGATGGGAAAGAAGCAGTGGAATATTGTAAAAAACACGACGTTGATATCGCTCTTTTAGATGTTCGTATGCCAAACATGAATGGGGTAGAGGCGACGAAGTTTATTTGTGAAGAGACGAAAACAAAACCGTTAATTTTAACGACGTTTGATGATGATGAATATATTTTGGACGCAGTGAAGAATGGGGCGAAAGGTTATTTATTAAAAAATAATGATCCAGAGCGTATTCGTGATGCGATAAAAGGCGTATATAACGGTCAAACTGTTATGCAAGATGTAGTGCTTGATAAAATTAAATGCAATTTAATGGAAAGTAAAGAGGACGAATGTAAAATAGATAAAAATCTTTTTACAGAAAGAGAGCTTAGTATTATCGCATTAATTGCGAAAGGTTTCTCGAATAAAGAAATTTCGAAGCAACTTTTTATATCAGAAGGAACAATCGCAAATTATATTACATCAGTTTTAGGGAAAACTGGACTTGAACATCGTACGCAAATTGCGATTTATTACTTAACAGGGAAAGTAGACTAA